One Corvus moneduloides isolate bCorMon1 chromosome Z, bCorMon1.pri, whole genome shotgun sequence genomic window carries:
- the ISCA1 gene encoding iron-sulfur cluster assembly 1 homolog, mitochondrial — protein sequence MASSVVRATVRAVSKRRIQATRAALTLTPSAVQKIKELLKDKPDHVGVKVGVRTRGCNGLSYTLEYTKSKGDSDEEVVQDGVRVFIEKKAQLTLLGTEMDYVEDKLSSEFVFNNPNIKGTCGCGESFNI from the exons ATGGCCTCGTCCGTGGTGCGCGCCACGGTGCGCGCCGTCAGCAAGCGCAGGATCCAGGCGACCCGTGCCGCCCTTACGCTG ACCCCTTCTGCTgtccagaaaataaaagagcttCTGAAAGATAAACCTGACCAT GTAGGTGTGAAAGTAGGTGTTCGTACAAGGGGATGCAATGGACTTTCTTACACATTAGAATATACAAAATCGAAAGGAGACTCTGATGAAGAAGTAGTTCAAGATG GCGTTAGAGTGTTTATTGAAAAGAAGGCACAGCTGACACTTCTAGGAACTGAAATGGACTATGTAGAAGACAAACTGTCCAGTGAATTTGTCTTCAATAATCCAAACATCAAAGGAACGTGTGGCTGTGGAGAAAGCTTTAACATCTGA